One window of Sporocytophaga myxococcoides DSM 11118 genomic DNA carries:
- a CDS encoding cellulase family glycosylhydrolase, with protein MKFITRIQLLFFFIFTISNLSSYAQYPAGSPVAINGRLKLIGNQLSNECGNPVALRGISSHGLQWFPNCTKDNALKELTDNWGMDIYRLAMYVQKSEQGYLTNPTYWKSYIDTWVDKCGALGIYCLIDWHVLNPGDPYNNVTEATDFWTYMASKHGNKKHVLFEICNEPNGDGVDWNRVKAYANVVVPKIREIAPNTIIIVGTPSHSQEVDKAAASPLAYENIMYALHFYAGTHYTSLMKVAENALGKGIAIFITECGTTDASGNGDTFFTTFDDWILWMKKYKLSWIVWSFADKAEGSALLAPRSCATDKWTNLSASGTYIKANMSNPLDNFVACNQSPKVNLISPSQDTTVVTPENLILKANAVDPNGNIVKVDFYIGTTLIGTVNAPSDSYEVNWTDIPSGVHTIKAVAIDAKGAFGSSLRTITVNSVDGLFSKPIYGAAENLFPNPSSSSFAFKVSQQVRSLEILNLYGESIEAKESLEPGQILDFGSTYANGTYIMKVQYESGSSEIYRMIKVR; from the coding sequence ATGAAATTTATAACTAGAATTCAGCTTTTATTCTTTTTTATTTTCACAATTAGCAACCTAAGTTCTTATGCTCAATATCCTGCAGGATCTCCTGTGGCGATAAATGGAAGGCTGAAGCTAATTGGTAATCAGCTTAGCAATGAATGTGGGAATCCAGTTGCCCTGAGAGGAATTAGTTCACATGGATTGCAATGGTTTCCCAATTGTACTAAAGATAATGCTTTAAAAGAACTTACAGACAATTGGGGAATGGATATATACCGACTTGCCATGTATGTGCAAAAGTCGGAACAGGGCTATTTAACTAATCCCACATATTGGAAATCTTACATAGATACCTGGGTGGATAAATGCGGAGCGTTAGGAATATATTGTTTGATTGACTGGCATGTTCTGAATCCTGGAGATCCATACAATAATGTTACTGAAGCAACTGATTTCTGGACTTACATGGCTTCAAAGCACGGAAATAAGAAGCACGTTTTATTTGAAATATGTAATGAACCAAATGGAGACGGAGTTGATTGGAATAGGGTTAAAGCCTATGCAAATGTAGTAGTCCCAAAAATCAGGGAAATAGCTCCAAATACCATCATCATTGTAGGAACACCTTCTCATAGTCAGGAAGTGGACAAGGCCGCAGCATCTCCACTTGCATATGAAAATATAATGTATGCATTACATTTTTATGCTGGTACTCACTACACTAGTTTAATGAAAGTAGCAGAGAATGCACTTGGCAAAGGTATAGCAATATTTATTACTGAGTGTGGCACCACTGATGCCAGTGGAAATGGTGATACATTTTTTACGACCTTTGATGACTGGATTCTTTGGATGAAAAAATATAAACTTAGCTGGATTGTTTGGAGTTTTGCAGATAAAGCTGAAGGCTCAGCTCTTCTAGCTCCAAGATCCTGCGCAACAGATAAATGGACCAACCTGTCTGCCTCAGGTACCTATATTAAAGCAAATATGTCTAATCCACTTGATAATTTTGTCGCTTGTAACCAATCGCCAAAAGTGAATCTGATTTCTCCCTCTCAGGATACAACAGTTGTTACTCCTGAAAATCTGATATTAAAAGCCAATGCAGTGGATCCTAATGGTAATATAGTGAAAGTTGATTTTTATATTGGTACTACTCTGATAGGCACAGTTAATGCTCCATCTGATTCATATGAAGTAAATTGGACAGATATTCCTTCCGGGGTTCATACTATTAAAGCTGTAGCTATCGATGCGAAAGGTGCCTTTGGATCATCGCTAAGGACAATCACGGTAAATTCTGTGGATGGTTTGTTCTCAAAGCCTATATATGGTGCTGCTGAAAATCTCTTTCCTAATCCAAGCAGCAGTTCATTTGCATTTAAGGTATCACAGCAGGTTCGATCCCTTGAAATATTAAACTTATATGGCGAATCGATAGAAGCTAAGGAATCTTTAGAGCCCGGTCAAATCCTGGATTTCGGTAGTACTTACGCTAACGGCACCTATATCATGAAGGTTCAATATGAGTCTGGGTCTTCAGAAATTTACAGAATGATAAAGGTGAGATAA
- a CDS encoding TolC family protein — protein sequence MFSCLREISVLSILILISITIPVFSQDSLNVPIPLYMDNVWQKALENSKKIELSYFEESIGREEIKEEQYERLPEIQLRGHIEHATNLAVYTNGLLNKPEQHEVIHTLYRLGTDFYLNLYDGNKLNLSIDKRKLLYEIAMEQRKYTVSDIKLQASVYYLNLKRNLIFKDLMIKDIENQEKQLAEIRQLLINGVVLKSDALRVELKLSNQKLLLVQIENNIAIANQKLNILIGLADTVAVLPEETINPEILPLKTYDAYLEEAMSKSFVYHISEKKEEISHIQLQYTKAATRPKIGLYGDFWLANPQIFLFPYSPSNYTLGVVGIKASLPVSELYINKPKNKLARLNLKKEELEHHDTEDKIRQDVYEALLRFRESLVRINVAKANIDQAAENARIVKNNFFNQAALITDLLDADIQALQTQFEYASSRMDAQIQYYKLQNILGNL from the coding sequence ATGTTTAGCTGTCTTAGAGAAATAAGTGTCTTAAGTATTCTTATTTTAATTTCAATTACTATCCCTGTTTTTTCTCAAGATTCTCTTAATGTGCCCATTCCTCTTTACATGGATAACGTATGGCAGAAAGCTCTTGAGAATAGTAAAAAGATTGAATTGTCTTATTTCGAAGAATCTATTGGAAGAGAAGAAATAAAAGAGGAGCAATATGAAAGACTTCCGGAAATTCAACTCAGGGGACATATTGAGCATGCCACAAATCTTGCAGTGTACACCAATGGTCTTTTAAATAAACCTGAGCAACATGAGGTTATTCATACATTATATAGATTAGGTACGGATTTCTATCTTAATCTGTATGATGGAAATAAGTTAAACCTCTCCATTGATAAAAGAAAACTTTTATATGAAATAGCTATGGAACAAAGAAAATACACTGTTTCAGATATTAAGTTACAAGCCTCTGTTTATTATTTAAACCTTAAGCGTAATCTGATTTTTAAAGATTTGATGATAAAGGATATTGAAAATCAGGAGAAGCAGCTAGCAGAGATAAGGCAACTACTTATTAATGGTGTGGTTTTAAAGAGTGATGCCTTAAGGGTGGAGTTGAAACTCTCTAATCAGAAATTGCTCCTTGTTCAGATTGAAAATAACATTGCAATAGCTAATCAAAAGCTGAATATACTTATAGGTCTTGCCGATACTGTTGCTGTCTTGCCTGAAGAAACTATTAATCCTGAAATACTTCCATTAAAGACTTACGATGCATATTTGGAAGAGGCCATGTCAAAGTCTTTTGTTTATCATATATCGGAGAAGAAGGAAGAGATCAGTCATATTCAGCTTCAATACACAAAAGCAGCGACGAGACCTAAGATCGGACTATATGGAGATTTCTGGCTTGCAAACCCACAGATATTTCTTTTTCCATATTCTCCCAGTAACTATACTCTAGGTGTAGTTGGGATTAAAGCCAGTCTTCCGGTTTCGGAATTATATATAAATAAGCCCAAAAACAAACTGGCTCGTTTGAATCTGAAGAAAGAAGAATTAGAACATCATGACACAGAAGATAAGATAAGGCAGGATGTTTACGAAGCTTTACTAAGATTCAGAGAGTCACTTGTTAGGATAAATGTTGCAAAAGCCAATATTGATCAGGCTGCAGAAAATGCACGAATAGTAAAAAATAATTTTTTCAATCAGGCTGCTTTAATAACAGATTTACTGGATGCGGATATTCAGGCTTTGCAGACACAGTTTGAGTATGCCTCTTCTCGGATGGATGCACAAATTCAATATTATAAGCTTCAAAATATATTAGGTAATCTTTAA
- a CDS encoding helix-turn-helix domain-containing protein: MSLIASLPDIDKRPASVYVMHERSEKYIPNHKHAKGQLSYVEGGIAYLEIDNRRYVIPARHYFWIPTGLSHVLKIGHSGTVLRSLFFYTHDDNTSPFYSQMGIYPINDLLMQMIKYSEPWDGHILPGDNRFLFLSAIKNILPEISSKKIPIALPFTEHERMLPILKYLEKNIGDLHSLESISDRFGISERSLSRLFQQTLNMSFLQYLKLLRMVRAIELMLQTNLSLSEIAYTVGYQSLASFSSTFLKLTNYRPSDFKKEK; this comes from the coding sequence ATGAGTCTGATTGCTAGTTTACCGGATATCGACAAGCGTCCTGCATCAGTATATGTCATGCATGAACGATCAGAAAAATATATCCCTAATCATAAACATGCAAAGGGACAACTATCTTATGTTGAAGGTGGAATAGCTTATCTTGAAATCGACAACAGAAGATACGTCATCCCTGCAAGACATTATTTCTGGATTCCTACAGGATTGTCACATGTATTAAAGATAGGGCATTCAGGAACAGTTCTAAGGTCATTATTCTTTTACACACATGATGACAATACCTCTCCTTTTTATTCTCAGATGGGAATTTATCCGATTAATGACCTTCTGATGCAGATGATAAAATATTCAGAGCCTTGGGATGGCCATATTTTACCTGGCGATAACAGGTTTCTATTTTTATCGGCTATAAAAAATATCTTACCTGAAATCAGTTCTAAAAAAATCCCAATCGCACTGCCTTTTACAGAGCATGAAAGAATGCTTCCTATACTCAAATATCTGGAGAAAAATATTGGTGATCTGCATTCACTTGAAAGTATCAGTGATAGATTTGGTATAAGCGAAAGATCATTATCAAGACTTTTCCAGCAAACATTGAATATGTCATTCCTTCAATATTTAAAACTACTGCGTATGGTAAGAGCGATTGAATTAATGCTGCAGACCAATCTATCACTAAGTGAGATTGCATATACAGTAGGGTATCAGAGTCTTGCTTCTTTCAGCAGCACTTTTCTGAAATTAACCAACTACAGGCCGTCTGATTTCAAAAAAGAAAAATAA
- a CDS encoding hemerythrin domain-containing protein, translating to MVNKIFDCGHILDHLKQEHRVVLELCYRIRIGLLHGVQIKRIKIYTDLFYHEYLKPHFELEEKYIFTVFEKDNLLVKRAVSEHKRLKRLFENNGNIEESLSLIEEVLESHVRFEEHVLFLNLKERMENRSIVFIMPELPDVSFEWPDTFWVH from the coding sequence ATGGTCAATAAAATTTTTGATTGTGGTCATATCCTGGACCATTTAAAACAGGAGCATCGAGTTGTTCTTGAATTGTGTTACAGAATAAGGATAGGACTTTTACATGGGGTGCAAATAAAGAGAATCAAGATTTATACTGACTTATTTTATCATGAATATCTAAAACCTCATTTTGAACTGGAAGAGAAATATATTTTTACTGTTTTTGAAAAAGATAATCTTTTGGTTAAACGGGCAGTTTCCGAACATAAACGATTAAAAAGATTGTTTGAGAACAACGGTAATATAGAAGAATCACTCAGTCTTATTGAAGAGGTATTGGAAAGTCATGTTAGATTTGAAGAGCATGTTTTGTTCCTCAATTTGAAAGAAAGAATGGAGAATAGAAGCATTGTATTCATAATGCCGGAACTTCCCGATGTTTCCTTTGAATGGCCTGATACATTCTGGGTACATTAA
- a CDS encoding RrF2 family transcriptional regulator: protein MKLNQFTDYGLRILMYISRKPSNMQATTITELSERFGISRNHVAKVVQFLSNNKILDAQRGRGGGLYLADKPETYKIGDLIRLLEMEEELVGCDTPPCLLADSCGFKSVLKSALYAFYEYLNQYTLKDISKPKVTRALDSLIKGE from the coding sequence ATGAAGCTGAATCAATTTACTGATTATGGATTGCGTATCTTGATGTATATCTCACGTAAGCCCTCAAACATGCAAGCAACAACCATTACGGAGTTGTCTGAAAGGTTTGGGATTTCCAGAAATCATGTGGCTAAAGTGGTTCAGTTTCTTTCTAATAATAAAATACTTGATGCCCAACGAGGAAGAGGAGGAGGCTTATATTTGGCAGATAAACCCGAAACGTATAAGATCGGTGACCTTATTCGCTTACTTGAAATGGAGGAAGAATTAGTCGGTTGTGATACACCACCTTGCTTACTCGCTGATAGCTGTGGCTTTAAATCTGTTCTTAAAAGCGCATTGTATGCATTCTATGAATATCTTAATCAGTATACATTAAAAGATATCAGCAAACCAAAGGTCACCAGAGCACTCGATAGTTTGATAAAAGGGGAATAG
- a CDS encoding HlyD family secretion protein encodes MKKASQYTLTDQLITRITAWIAGGIGVVLFIWGVLTLWDLYKNETTNDAQVQEYINPIISRSGGFIVEVKFDENQPVKKGDTLLLIDNREYKIQQAQTEAALLNAHAQLKVLEVRIVTLKRGAQVKFSKIAVADAELWKRELEFTRYKKLVATESATQQHLEAIEAAYNVAKAERLSAEEDYEASLSQIEDATAQKDVVRAEIKRLEALLERHKLDVSYTVITASYDGVMGRRTIEKGQMIDVGEILGYIVNRETDKWVVANYKETQIKSMAVGDTAQFTADAFPGKIFKGIIISLSPSTGSSFSLLPPDNSTGNYVKIVQRIPVRIRVTGSVKDVNLLKAGMNVNVSVAKK; translated from the coding sequence ATGAAAAAGGCAAGTCAATATACGTTAACAGATCAGCTGATCACCAGGATTACTGCATGGATAGCAGGTGGGATTGGAGTTGTTTTATTTATCTGGGGAGTTCTTACGCTTTGGGATTTGTATAAAAATGAGACAACCAACGATGCTCAGGTACAGGAATATATTAACCCGATTATTTCTCGTTCAGGAGGATTTATTGTAGAAGTGAAGTTTGATGAAAACCAACCTGTTAAAAAAGGGGATACGCTTCTTCTTATAGACAACAGGGAATATAAGATTCAACAGGCACAGACGGAAGCTGCTTTGTTAAATGCCCATGCTCAATTGAAAGTGCTTGAAGTAAGAATTGTAACTTTAAAAAGGGGGGCACAGGTTAAATTCTCAAAGATAGCTGTAGCTGATGCTGAACTATGGAAAAGGGAACTTGAATTTACTAGATATAAAAAACTGGTAGCTACAGAATCAGCCACGCAGCAGCATTTGGAAGCTATTGAAGCTGCATATAATGTTGCAAAAGCTGAAAGACTATCAGCCGAAGAGGATTATGAAGCTTCACTTTCACAGATAGAAGATGCAACTGCTCAGAAGGATGTAGTAAGAGCAGAGATAAAGAGACTGGAAGCCTTGCTTGAGAGGCATAAGCTTGACGTTTCATATACTGTTATAACAGCGTCCTATGATGGAGTTATGGGGAGAAGGACTATTGAAAAAGGGCAGATGATTGATGTAGGTGAGATTCTCGGTTATATAGTAAACAGGGAGACAGATAAGTGGGTAGTGGCTAACTATAAAGAAACTCAGATCAAATCAATGGCAGTTGGAGATACAGCTCAGTTCACTGCAGATGCTTTTCCTGGTAAAATATTTAAAGGCATCATAATTTCTTTGTCCCCTTCTACAGGTTCCAGCTTTTCTTTGCTTCCTCCTGATAATTCTACAGGTAACTATGTGAAGATTGTTCAACGCATTCCTGTCCGAATACGAGTAACAGGATCTGTTAAAGATGTAAACCTTCTTAAGGCCGGAATGAATGTGAATGTTTCAGTAGCCAAAAAGTAA
- a CDS encoding sensor histidine kinase, with the protein MKYEEFDTVLLKAYASFLYSNLNEVINNFHLKNLQELSAYSQLNESNISSLIDSEIRNYLKSIQEGTIIKDLSLWISKTKANQISWISTEHFDSTFIRQILFNRKLCLIELLSKYTNDVNLSILIIKDIEYLSLFQESLVLEFSKLQSVRVESESEHIKPKEQICQLEQFLEYTFCYINIYDLDIDRLTYNNFNDKTIFGYTPEEVMESNFSSFINTITHLLDKEKIKDKIRSLSYLKDKEIIELKYRIIDKVGSTRWIFLKATVFKRIEERVIQVLLFELDITELEKVKEEKEYIKEQLKEAQEISHIGNYDWDIINDIITYTDEAYNIYDLPRQQKSFKVADFTARLKPEDAKKFEENLNTAFKNKSSFQSESQYRIILPDKTEKIILSSSRIIRDEIGHPVRMLGTVMDITILKELRIKNMQIKESEERYRFLAENVPQLFWTARPDGGLDFLNHNAYTYTGSSFELIGDWNWQNFIHPDDLSDMFELWVRSLRTGVPFETEFRIRRFDGIYRWHLVKTVALKNEEGKVIKWMGTATDIDEQKKYAEELKSKNTLLIKVNNDLDNFIYTASHDLKTPISNIEGLLNALNDEINEDGNVSVFLSMMKTSVEKFKKTLLDLTEISKAQKSGEEPFEEIDIKELLEDIKSSLEIQINTTQAEIKTEFDCCSTIRFSRKNLKSIIYNLLSNALKFKAPQRRPEIFVKTRIEDGCIELSVKDNGQGFDIKQKAKIFDMFKRLQSEAEGTGVGLYLVKRIITNSGGKIEVESEIGKGSVFKVYIPMER; encoded by the coding sequence ATGAAATATGAAGAGTTTGATACAGTGCTTTTAAAAGCATATGCATCCTTTCTTTATAGTAATCTGAATGAGGTAATAAATAATTTCCACTTAAAAAACCTGCAAGAACTTTCAGCATATTCCCAATTAAATGAAAGTAACATTTCCAGCTTAATTGATAGTGAAATCAGAAATTATTTAAAATCTATACAAGAAGGTACCATCATAAAAGATTTAAGTCTATGGATATCCAAGACAAAAGCAAACCAGATTTCATGGATTTCAACTGAACACTTTGACTCTACTTTTATTAGACAAATATTATTTAACCGGAAATTATGCCTTATTGAATTACTTTCTAAATACACTAATGATGTTAACCTCTCAATTTTAATTATTAAGGATATAGAGTATTTATCCCTGTTTCAAGAAAGTTTAGTATTAGAATTCTCAAAATTACAATCAGTCAGAGTTGAGTCAGAATCAGAACATATTAAACCAAAAGAACAAATTTGCCAATTAGAACAATTTCTGGAGTACACCTTCTGCTACATCAATATTTATGATCTTGATATAGATAGATTAACTTATAATAATTTTAATGATAAAACAATATTTGGCTATACACCTGAAGAAGTGATGGAATCAAATTTTTCATCATTTATCAACACAATAACACACTTATTGGATAAAGAAAAAATTAAAGACAAAATTAGGAGTTTAAGTTATTTAAAAGACAAAGAAATCATTGAACTTAAGTATAGAATAATTGATAAGGTTGGAAGTACCAGGTGGATATTTTTAAAAGCAACTGTTTTTAAACGTATAGAAGAAAGAGTAATACAAGTATTGCTTTTCGAACTTGACATTACTGAATTGGAAAAGGTAAAAGAAGAAAAAGAATATATAAAAGAACAATTAAAAGAAGCTCAAGAAATTTCTCATATTGGAAATTACGATTGGGATATCATAAATGATATTATAACATACACTGATGAAGCCTATAACATATACGATTTACCCAGGCAACAGAAGAGTTTTAAGGTGGCAGATTTTACAGCACGTTTAAAACCAGAAGATGCCAAAAAGTTTGAAGAAAATTTAAATACAGCATTCAAAAATAAATCTAGCTTTCAATCCGAAAGCCAATACAGAATAATACTTCCCGACAAAACTGAAAAAATAATTCTCAGTAGTTCGAGAATAATCCGAGATGAAATAGGCCATCCAGTTCGTATGCTGGGAACGGTAATGGATATTACCATTCTGAAAGAACTCAGAATAAAGAATATGCAAATCAAGGAAAGTGAAGAACGGTATAGATTTTTGGCCGAAAACGTACCTCAATTATTCTGGACAGCAAGACCTGATGGAGGATTAGATTTCCTAAATCATAATGCATATACTTATACTGGATCATCATTTGAATTGATCGGAGATTGGAATTGGCAAAATTTTATTCACCCTGATGATTTATCCGATATGTTTGAACTATGGGTAAGAAGTTTAAGAACTGGAGTTCCGTTTGAAACTGAATTTAGAATTCGACGCTTTGATGGAATATATCGATGGCATCTGGTCAAAACAGTTGCATTAAAGAATGAAGAAGGTAAAGTAATAAAATGGATGGGTACTGCAACAGACATCGATGAACAAAAGAAATATGCTGAAGAATTGAAATCAAAAAATACTCTGCTTATTAAAGTCAATAATGATTTGGATAATTTTATTTACACAGCATCTCACGATTTAAAAACTCCCATTTCCAATATTGAAGGGCTTCTGAATGCGCTTAATGATGAAATAAATGAAGATGGTAATGTTAGTGTCTTTCTAAGCATGATGAAAACTTCGGTGGAGAAATTTAAAAAAACTTTATTAGACCTCACTGAGATCAGCAAGGCGCAAAAAAGCGGAGAAGAACCATTTGAAGAAATTGACATAAAGGAATTGTTAGAAGATATAAAATCATCGTTGGAAATTCAGATCAATACAACGCAAGCTGAAATAAAAACAGAATTTGACTGTTGCAGTACAATACGTTTTTCCAGGAAAAATCTAAAAAGCATTATTTATAATCTATTAAGCAATGCTCTTAAGTTCAAGGCACCCCAAAGGCGTCCAGAAATTTTCGTAAAAACGAGAATTGAAGATGGTTGCATTGAGCTTTCAGTTAAGGATAATGGACAAGGATTTGATATAAAACAAAAAGCAAAAATTTTTGATATGTTTAAAAGACTACAATCCGAGGCAGAAGGCACAGGAGTGGGCTTGTATCTGGTAAAAAGAATAATAACCAACTCAGGAGGGAAAATTGAAGTAGAAAGTGAAATAGGAAAGGGTTCTGTTTTTAAAGTTTACATTCCAATGGAGAGGTAA
- a CDS encoding MFS transporter: MVEKSFLFKMWVPEWLVKVTLFMVLLPGLVLFFLPLTNLNASAGNTGMETYDVYYSVVLFYAGYASFFSLERRFFSFLAAKEYFVIITFVQLLSSYICFVTDKTLILFIFRFVQGMAFTMTVNLALTLIFMRLHSERARTIGYSIFFGMLVCMIPFNNFATSEIVDSFNFNTLYKCVMYSYLPALGLLLLLMNDVRINVKFPLYKLDWESFLFYAVFLCLVGYIMVYGQQYYWLEDTIIRWCVVSIFIILILFVIRQSFAKRPYFNLEVFRFRNFKVGLFLMLIFYICRFAFGITTNYFQSVLKLDPINIGYITLMNIGGIIGGVIISCVFVLAKRPIRLLWIYGFSILLVFHTWMIWLFTPQANESEFFIPLILQGLGVGLIMTPTIIYVVASVPEKLSASAAGICLFMRCLGFYLSIALINYFELLSKGTHYNTFQEHVSKQNPILIQSIHKINHVLSIHGASVEKTSRMSNKMLVNTLNVQTQIRFAIDYYEMICLMLILTIILVAFFPYINKTIMVLTKKQPSPF; the protein is encoded by the coding sequence ATGGTCGAGAAAAGTTTCTTGTTCAAAATGTGGGTGCCTGAATGGTTAGTTAAAGTTACCCTCTTTATGGTCCTCCTTCCTGGCCTTGTTCTTTTCTTTCTTCCTTTGACGAATCTAAATGCTTCTGCCGGTAATACCGGCATGGAGACATATGATGTATATTATTCCGTGGTTTTGTTTTATGCAGGTTATGCTAGTTTTTTTTCTCTTGAAAGAAGATTCTTTAGCTTTCTTGCTGCAAAGGAATATTTTGTGATTATTACGTTTGTTCAGTTGCTGAGCTCATATATATGCTTTGTGACGGACAAAACTCTGATATTGTTTATATTCAGATTTGTTCAGGGAATGGCATTTACAATGACAGTAAATCTTGCTCTGACTTTGATATTCATGAGGCTTCATTCTGAAAGAGCAAGGACAATAGGTTATTCTATATTTTTTGGTATGCTGGTATGTATGATACCATTTAATAATTTTGCTACCTCAGAAATTGTAGATTCATTTAATTTTAATACGCTCTATAAGTGTGTGATGTATTCTTATCTTCCTGCTCTGGGCCTGCTATTGCTGCTGATGAATGATGTCAGAATTAATGTGAAATTTCCATTGTACAAACTGGATTGGGAAAGCTTTTTGTTCTATGCCGTTTTCCTTTGTTTAGTAGGATATATAATGGTTTATGGTCAACAATACTATTGGCTGGAAGATACTATAATTCGTTGGTGTGTCGTATCGATCTTCATCATTCTGATTTTATTTGTGATAAGACAATCTTTTGCGAAACGTCCTTATTTTAATCTGGAAGTCTTTCGGTTTAGGAACTTTAAAGTGGGCCTCTTTCTTATGTTGATATTTTACATATGTCGCTTTGCCTTTGGTATCACTACAAATTATTTTCAGAGTGTATTAAAACTTGATCCCATAAATATAGGATACATTACTTTAATGAACATCGGGGGAATAATTGGAGGAGTGATAATTTCCTGTGTGTTTGTGCTAGCAAAGCGTCCCATCAGGCTTTTATGGATTTATGGTTTTTCAATATTACTTGTCTTTCATACTTGGATGATTTGGCTGTTTACTCCTCAGGCAAATGAAAGCGAGTTTTTCATTCCCCTAATCCTTCAAGGATTAGGGGTTGGTTTGATTATGACTCCCACTATAATTTATGTTGTTGCATCAGTCCCTGAGAAGCTAAGTGCTTCAGCTGCAGGGATATGTTTGTTTATGAGGTGTCTTGGCTTTTATCTGAGTATTGCCCTGATTAACTATTTTGAGCTGCTTTCAAAGGGTACTCATTATAATACCTTTCAGGAGCATGTATCAAAGCAAAATCCTATTTTGATTCAGTCTATACATAAAATTAATCACGTGTTATCTATTCATGGTGCTTCAGTCGAAAAGACCTCCAGGATGAGTAATAAGATGCTTGTAAATACTTTAAATGTGCAGACCCAGATAAGGTTTGCAATTGATTATTATGAGATGATATGTCTGATGCTCATACTTACAATTATACTTGTTGCCTTCTTTCCATATATAAACAAGACAATCATGGTTCTTACAAAAAAACAGCCCTCTCCTTTTTGA
- the hmpA gene encoding NO-inducible flavohemoprotein: MLTKSEIDLIKGTVPILKEHGLLLTKHFYQRMFRLNPELKNVFNMGNQKNETQQTALANSVLAYAENIENPGVLLPVLKHIGEKHTSLLITAEQYAIVGENLLASIKEVLGVGASDELIEAWGKAYTILADIMINLEKSIYIEKDGLPGSWSGWRKFGIKKKVQESDEISSFYLYPEDGKEVAFHKPGQYLSIRVFVKELGLFQPRQYSISSAPGNKYYRISVKKEVGQGGTKEDGIISNYLHNTLVEGDIVEATPPAGEFVLNLESKGPVVLISGGIGQTPFMSMLEYLANESEKREVKWIHGCRSANVHAFKNEVSDLDKKFDWLEHIVFYDDCSSSDDNVKKGRVELSEVKETILLPGADYYICGPKLFLEKTIKDLAALGVNSEHVFFEEFGPQTLNIN, translated from the coding sequence ATGTTAACAAAATCTGAAATCGACTTAATAAAAGGAACAGTTCCTATACTAAAGGAGCACGGTCTATTGTTGACCAAACATTTTTATCAGAGAATGTTTAGGTTGAACCCCGAATTAAAAAATGTCTTTAATATGGGGAATCAGAAAAACGAAACACAACAGACTGCATTGGCTAATTCTGTGCTTGCATATGCTGAAAATATTGAAAATCCTGGAGTCTTGTTGCCTGTATTAAAACATATAGGGGAGAAGCATACAAGTTTACTCATTACTGCGGAACAGTACGCAATTGTGGGTGAAAATTTATTGGCTTCGATCAAAGAGGTACTTGGAGTAGGAGCTTCAGATGAGCTCATTGAGGCATGGGGCAAAGCTTATACAATCCTTGCAGACATAATGATTAATCTGGAAAAATCAATTTATATTGAAAAGGATGGTTTACCTGGAAGTTGGAGCGGATGGAGAAAGTTTGGTATAAAGAAGAAAGTTCAGGAATCTGATGAGATTTCATCTTTTTATCTATACCCTGAGGATGGAAAGGAAGTTGCATTTCATAAGCCGGGACAATATCTGAGCATCAGAGTTTTTGTAAAAGAGCTAGGGCTGTTTCAACCTAGACAATATAGTATTTCCTCAGCTCCAGGTAATAAATATTACAGGATTTCGGTTAAAAAAGAAGTTGGTCAGGGTGGTACAAAAGAGGATGGAATAATTTCAAATTATCTCCATAACACATTAGTTGAAGGAGACATTGTTGAAGCTACACCTCCGGCAGGTGAATTTGTTTTAAATCTTGAGAGTAAGGGACCAGTTGTTCTTATTAGTGGTGGCATAGGACAGACTCCATTTATGTCCATGTTGGAATATCTTGCTAATGAATCTGAGAAACGCGAAGTCAAATGGATTCATGGTTGTCGCTCTGCGAATGTTCATGCATTTAAGAATGAGGTCAGTGACTTAGATAAAAAATTTGACTGGCTCGAGCATATAGTCTTTTATGATGATTGCTCAAGTTCAGATGATAACGTAAAAAAGGGAAGAGTGGAACTGTCTGAAGTGAAAGAAACAATATTATTACCCGGTGCGGATTATTATATTTGTGGTCCCAAACTATTTCTGGAAAAGACAATAAAGGATCTTGCAGCACTGGGGGTCAATAGTGAGCATGTCTTTTTTGAAGAGTTTGGTCCTCAGACATTGAATATAAATTAG